In a genomic window of Bordetella petrii:
- a CDS encoding ABC transporter substrate-binding protein, giving the protein MRFTPIKTLAAAAVFLAFAGTAQAADAPQCELDRAVKFGGMNWESNLVLVDIERFIMEKGYGCKTETLPTETLPALAALERGDLDINTEIWLNSVSAPWDKAEKTGKVKRIGDVYMGGEAWFIPRYTAERLPELKSAADLPKFKDEFKDPEEPSKGRFYGCPAGWGCEVVSTNLFHALKLDDTYTLYSPGTGAAQKAALMSAYKRKQNVVFYYWYPTPLVGALDLVKLELPPYDAEKHKCLTAPKCANPQPSAYPENPVFTAVNTEFSKQAPKLTEFLSKVSIPLPEVDQTLAHMEESGDDSSAVAQWFLKNKSDVWTKWVPAEVATRVQAAL; this is encoded by the coding sequence ATGCGTTTCACCCCTATTAAAACCCTGGCCGCCGCGGCGGTGTTTCTTGCGTTTGCCGGCACCGCCCAGGCGGCCGACGCTCCCCAGTGCGAGCTCGATCGCGCCGTGAAGTTCGGCGGCATGAACTGGGAGTCCAACCTGGTGCTGGTCGATATCGAACGCTTCATCATGGAAAAGGGCTACGGCTGCAAGACCGAAACCCTGCCCACCGAGACCCTGCCCGCGCTGGCCGCGCTGGAGCGCGGCGATCTAGACATCAACACCGAAATCTGGCTGAACAGCGTGTCGGCCCCCTGGGACAAGGCCGAGAAGACCGGCAAGGTCAAGCGTATCGGCGACGTCTACATGGGCGGCGAGGCATGGTTCATTCCGCGCTATACCGCCGAGCGCCTGCCGGAACTGAAGTCGGCCGCCGACCTGCCCAAGTTCAAGGACGAATTCAAGGACCCGGAAGAGCCCTCCAAGGGCCGCTTCTATGGTTGTCCGGCCGGCTGGGGCTGCGAAGTCGTCAGCACCAACCTGTTCCATGCGCTCAAGCTCGACGACACCTATACGCTGTATTCGCCCGGCACCGGCGCAGCCCAGAAGGCCGCCCTGATGTCGGCCTACAAGCGCAAGCAGAACGTGGTGTTCTACTATTGGTATCCCACCCCGCTGGTGGGCGCGCTGGATCTGGTCAAGCTGGAACTGCCGCCCTACGATGCGGAAAAGCATAAGTGCCTGACCGCGCCCAAGTGCGCGAACCCGCAGCCCAGCGCCTACCCCGAGAACCCGGTGTTCACCGCCGTCAATACCGAATTCTCGAAGCAGGCCCCCAAGCTGACCGAGTTCCTGTCCAAAGTCAGCATCCCGCTGCCCGAGGTCGACCAGACCCTGGCGCACATGGAAGAGTCCGGCGACGATTCGTCCGCCGTTGCCCAGTGGTTCCTGAAGAACAAGTCCGATGTCTGGACCAAGTGGGTGCCCGCCGAGGTCGCGACGCGCGTCCAGGCCGCGCTGTAA
- a CDS encoding ABC transporter permease, with product MFPEIIPPRAVRGAIDTFVDHLVTRYADTLEAMSRPFLDVLVWLEHLLRSTPWWIVVAATIAIAWGVSRRIGLSVAMGALLCVIGLLGLWDAGMQTLALMIMAAGLSVIIGIPVGVLMARANWLRSIMLPLLDVMQTMPSFVYLIPVVMLFGLGKIPAIIATVIYAVPPLIRLTDLGIRLVDREVLEASRAFGASPRQQLFGVQLPLALPNIMAGINQTTMMALSMVVIASMIGARGLGYEVLLGINRLEVGRGLLAGLGIVVLAVLFDRITQSYGHRVRKGGHR from the coding sequence ATGTTTCCTGAAATTATCCCGCCGCGCGCCGTGCGCGGCGCCATCGACACATTCGTCGATCACCTCGTAACGCGCTATGCCGACACGCTGGAAGCGATGTCGCGCCCGTTCCTGGACGTACTTGTGTGGCTGGAGCACCTGCTGCGCAGCACGCCCTGGTGGATCGTGGTGGCGGCCACCATCGCCATCGCCTGGGGCGTGAGCCGCCGCATCGGCCTGAGCGTGGCCATGGGCGCGCTGCTGTGCGTCATCGGCCTGCTGGGCCTGTGGGATGCCGGCATGCAGACGCTGGCGCTGATGATCATGGCCGCCGGCCTGTCGGTCATTATCGGCATCCCGGTGGGCGTGCTGATGGCCCGCGCCAACTGGCTGCGCTCCATCATGCTGCCGCTGCTCGACGTCATGCAGACCATGCCGAGCTTCGTTTACCTGATTCCCGTGGTGATGCTGTTCGGGCTGGGCAAGATCCCGGCCATCATCGCCACCGTGATCTACGCCGTGCCGCCGCTGATCCGGCTGACCGACCTGGGCATCCGCCTGGTCGACCGCGAAGTGCTGGAAGCCTCGCGCGCGTTCGGCGCCTCGCCGCGCCAGCAGCTGTTCGGCGTGCAGCTGCCGCTGGCCCTGCCCAACATCATGGCCGGCATCAACCAGACCACCATGATGGCCCTGTCGATGGTGGTGATCGCTTCGATGATCGGCGCGCGCGGCCTGGGCTATGAAGTGCTGTTGGGCATCAACCGCCTGGAAGTCGGCCGCGGCCTGCTGGCAGGCCTGGGCATCGTGGTGCTGGCCGTGCTGTTCGATCGCATCACGCAGTCCTATGGGCATCGCGTACGCAAAGGAGGCCACCGATGA
- a CDS encoding quaternary amine ABC transporter ATP-binding protein, with protein sequence MSKIEVKNIYKVFGPNPGKWLAAAQQGMSKEDLLAKSGHTLGLRDISLSIEEGSIYVIMGLSGSGKSTLIRHFNRLIEPSAGHILVDGVDVVSLGKRELETFRQKKMSMVFQRFGLFPHRSVLDNAAYGLTVQGVPKAEREQRARRWLDQVGLNGFEAQYPHQLSGGMQQRVGLARALATDAEILLMDEAFSALDPLIRREMQDHLLQLQAKLNKTIVFITHDLDEALRLGNRIAILKDGELVQEGTPEDILLNPANDYVQAFLQDVNRTKVLNAAHAVNPPRLTLTMRSRPAHALDRMRALSFEYAPVLDGKRLAGVLTADVAQRAVEAGARDVSAFVEDLASVPATAGLDEVLARLVHSDQPVAVTGEDDEFIGMLSRKKVVDLVTPASVEPQPEAEAGHEETVPSRSAA encoded by the coding sequence ATGAGCAAGATCGAGGTCAAGAACATTTACAAGGTCTTCGGTCCCAACCCCGGCAAATGGCTGGCGGCGGCGCAGCAAGGCATGAGCAAGGAAGACCTGCTGGCCAAGAGCGGCCATACGCTGGGCCTGCGCGACATCAGCCTGTCGATCGAAGAAGGCAGCATTTATGTGATCATGGGCCTGTCGGGCTCGGGCAAGTCGACGCTGATCCGCCATTTCAACCGGCTGATCGAACCCAGCGCGGGCCACATCCTGGTGGACGGCGTCGACGTCGTCAGCCTGGGCAAGCGCGAGCTGGAGACCTTCCGCCAGAAGAAAATGAGTATGGTGTTCCAGCGCTTCGGGCTGTTTCCGCATCGTTCGGTGCTGGACAACGCTGCCTACGGCCTGACCGTGCAAGGCGTGCCCAAGGCCGAGCGCGAGCAGCGCGCGCGCCGCTGGCTGGACCAGGTCGGCCTGAACGGCTTCGAGGCGCAGTATCCGCACCAGCTGTCGGGCGGCATGCAGCAGCGCGTGGGCCTGGCCCGCGCGCTGGCCACCGATGCCGAAATTCTGCTCATGGACGAGGCCTTCTCGGCGCTGGATCCGCTGATTCGCCGCGAGATGCAGGACCACCTGCTGCAATTGCAGGCCAAGCTGAACAAGACCATCGTGTTCATCACGCACGACCTGGACGAGGCCCTGCGCCTGGGCAACCGCATCGCCATCCTGAAAGACGGCGAACTGGTGCAGGAAGGCACGCCGGAAGACATTCTGCTGAATCCGGCCAATGACTATGTGCAGGCGTTCCTGCAGGACGTCAACCGCACCAAGGTGCTGAACGCGGCGCACGCGGTCAACCCTCCGCGCCTGACGCTGACCATGCGCTCGCGCCCGGCCCACGCGCTGGACCGCATGCGTGCGCTCAGCTTCGAATACGCCCCGGTGCTCGATGGCAAGCGGTTGGCCGGCGTGCTGACGGCCGACGTGGCGCAGCGCGCTGTCGAGGCCGGCGCGCGCGATGTGTCGGCGTTCGTCGAAGACCTGGCTTCGGTGCCGGCCACTGCCGGCCTGGATGAAGTGCTGGCCCGCCTGGTGCACAGCGACCAGCCCGTGGCCGTAACGGGCGAGGACGACGAGTTCATCGGTATGCTGTCACGCAAGAAGGTCGTGGACCTGGTCACGCCCGCGTCGG